In one Staphylococcus lutrae genomic region, the following are encoded:
- the infB gene encoding translation initiation factor IF-2 has protein sequence MSKQRIYEYAKALNIKSKDVIDELKKNGVEVSNHMQTIEDDQVKALDKVFKKEQAPKQNKEQKNSQANHKNQKQGKNQKPKGNSNHNQKQNKKNNKGNKKNVAPKPPAEPKAMPSKITYTEGITVGELADKLGVDSSEIIKKLFLLGIMANINQSLDVEALELIASDYGVEIEEEVVVDDNDLSIYFEDVEEDEDAIVRPAVVTIMGHVDHGKTTLLDSIRNTRVTEGEAGGITQHIGAYQIESNGKKITFLDTPGHAAFTTMRARGAQVTDITILVVAADDGVMPQTIEAINHAKEADVPIIVAVNKIDKPTANPDRVMQELTEYNLIPEDWGGDTIFVPLSALNGEGIDDLLEMLILVSEVQELKANPDKVAVGTVIEAELDKSRGPAASLLVQNGTLHVGDAVVVGNTHGKVRAMVNDLGKRIKTAGPSTPVEITGLNDVPQAGDRFVVFKDEKKARRIGEAREQENIIQQRQESKNVSLDNLFEQMKQGEMKDLNVIIKGDVQGSVEALAASLMKIDVEGVNVRIIHTATGAINESDVTLANASNGIIIGFNVRPDAGAKRAADAENVDMRLHRVIYNVIEEIEAAMKGMLDPEFEEKVIGQAEVRQTFKVSKVGTIAGSYVIDGKITRDSNVRIIRDGVVLFEGELDTLKRFKDDAKEVAQGYECGITIEKFNDIKEGDIIEAYVMVEVER, from the coding sequence ATGAGCAAACAAAGAATATATGAGTACGCCAAAGCGTTAAATATTAAAAGTAAAGATGTAATAGATGAATTAAAGAAAAATGGTGTGGAAGTTTCTAACCATATGCAAACGATTGAGGATGATCAAGTCAAAGCATTGGATAAAGTGTTTAAAAAAGAACAAGCACCGAAACAAAACAAAGAGCAAAAAAATTCGCAAGCAAACCATAAAAATCAAAAACAAGGTAAAAATCAAAAACCTAAAGGCAACTCAAATCATAATCAAAAGCAAAATAAGAAAAATAATAAAGGCAATAAAAAAAATGTTGCGCCTAAGCCACCTGCTGAACCTAAAGCAATGCCTTCAAAAATCACGTATACCGAAGGCATTACAGTGGGTGAACTTGCTGACAAATTAGGTGTCGATTCATCTGAAATTATTAAAAAACTTTTCTTATTAGGAATTATGGCGAACATTAACCAGTCGTTAGATGTTGAAGCGCTTGAATTGATTGCATCTGACTATGGTGTGGAAATTGAAGAAGAAGTTGTTGTAGACGATAACGACTTATCCATTTATTTTGAGGATGTCGAAGAGGATGAGGATGCGATTGTACGTCCAGCAGTTGTTACCATTATGGGGCACGTCGATCATGGTAAAACAACGCTACTTGATTCGATTCGTAATACACGTGTTACGGAAGGCGAAGCAGGCGGGATTACGCAACATATCGGCGCATATCAAATTGAAAGCAATGGCAAAAAAATCACTTTCTTAGATACACCGGGACATGCCGCTTTTACAACGATGCGTGCACGTGGCGCACAAGTCACAGATATTACCATTTTAGTTGTAGCAGCGGATGATGGGGTTATGCCACAAACAATCGAAGCGATTAACCATGCAAAAGAAGCAGATGTGCCTATTATTGTAGCAGTGAACAAAATCGATAAACCGACAGCAAATCCAGATCGCGTGATGCAGGAGTTAACAGAGTATAATCTCATTCCTGAAGACTGGGGTGGAGATACGATATTTGTTCCGCTTTCTGCATTAAATGGTGAAGGGATTGACGATTTGCTTGAAATGTTAATTTTAGTTTCAGAAGTTCAAGAATTAAAAGCAAATCCAGATAAAGTTGCTGTGGGAACAGTCATTGAAGCAGAATTGGATAAATCACGAGGGCCAGCCGCGTCTTTATTAGTTCAAAATGGAACGTTACATGTAGGCGATGCAGTCGTTGTAGGGAACACGCACGGTAAAGTACGTGCCATGGTCAACGACTTAGGAAAGCGCATCAAAACTGCAGGTCCTTCGACACCGGTTGAAATTACAGGATTAAACGACGTGCCACAAGCGGGTGATCGTTTTGTTGTCTTTAAAGATGAGAAAAAGGCACGCCGTATTGGTGAAGCACGGGAACAAGAAAATATTATTCAACAACGTCAAGAAAGCAAAAATGTCTCATTGGATAACTTGTTTGAGCAAATGAAACAAGGTGAAATGAAAGATTTGAATGTCATTATTAAAGGTGATGTACAAGGTTCAGTTGAGGCACTAGCCGCGTCGTTGATGAAAATTGATGTTGAAGGTGTAAATGTACGTATTATTCATACAGCGACAGGTGCGATTAATGAATCAGATGTCACATTAGCTAACGCTTCAAATGGTATTATTATTGGATTTAATGTACGTCCAGATGCAGGGGCAAAACGTGCTGCTGATGCTGAAAACGTAGATATGCGTTTACATCGCGTGATTTATAATGTCATTGAGGAAATTGAGGCGGCAATGAAAGGGATGCTCGATCCAGAATTTGAAGAAAAAGTGATTGGGCAAGCCGAGGTACGCCAGACATTCAAAGTTTCTAAAGTGGGAACAATTGCAGGTAGCTATGTCATTGACGGAAAAATTACGCGTGATTCTAACGTTCGTATTATACGTGATGGTGTCGTATTGTTTGAAGGCGAACTGGACACATTAAAACGCTTTAAAGATGATGCAAAAGAAGTTGCACAAGGGTATGAATGTGGTATCACGATTGAAAAATTCAACGATATCAAGGAAGGCGATATCATTGAAGCTTACGTTATGGTAGAGGTTGAAAGATAA
- a CDS encoding AraC family transcriptional regulator, producing MREVWKHFDISHDNIVISECGIQQFLPEQTYSYAVSETFVLHYVEIGKGIIKINNKTYYSKDFNGFILKRGQRVTYKGDKNIPWKTFWVGLRGSNLQNFLKTNQLNNQDILKFEDHSHAVNMIKDICYTTKENTRQSDYWYKYKTYELLYCLEKEFKQTDLITLNNNQDIIHHIYEYICNNYTQSLKIDDIAHRFAISKSHLFTQFKRNYGRTPKQFILKLRIDKATQILRETDYPINVVGQMVGFNDYFVFEKAFKKIVNRSPKNYRLEKSMTKRT from the coding sequence ATGAGAGAGGTTTGGAAACATTTTGATATATCACACGACAACATTGTTATCTCTGAATGTGGCATTCAACAGTTTCTTCCTGAACAAACTTACAGTTACGCAGTCAGTGAAACATTCGTATTACATTATGTAGAGATTGGAAAAGGGATTATTAAAATCAATAACAAAACTTACTATTCAAAAGATTTTAATGGATTTATTTTAAAAAGAGGACAAAGGGTGACATATAAAGGAGATAAAAATATTCCTTGGAAAACGTTTTGGGTCGGTCTTCGCGGTTCAAATTTACAAAACTTTTTAAAAACCAATCAACTGAATAATCAAGATATTTTAAAATTTGAAGATCATAGTCATGCTGTTAATATGATTAAAGACATTTGCTACACCACAAAAGAAAATACGAGACAATCAGATTACTGGTATAAATACAAAACTTATGAATTATTATATTGTTTAGAAAAAGAATTTAAGCAAACAGATTTAATCACTTTAAACAATAACCAAGATATCATCCATCATATTTATGAATATATCTGTAACAATTATACTCAATCTTTAAAAATTGATGACATTGCCCATCGATTCGCTATTAGTAAAAGTCACTTATTTACACAATTCAAACGTAACTACGGAAGAACGCCAAAGCAGTTTATCTTAAAGCTTAGAATTGATAAAGCGACACAAATCTTAAGAGAGACTGACTACCCAATCAATGTTGTCGGCCAAATGGTGGGATTTAACGATTATTTTGTTTTTGAAAAAGCATTCAAAAAAATTGTGAATCGTTCACCTAAAAACTATAGACTCGAGAAATCAATGACTAAAAGAACATAG
- a CDS encoding PTS sugar transporter subunit IIC — protein MNHFIDNKIMPFAVKFSTNKVLVAIRDGLSLTMILAIVGSIFMLLASLPIPGWPEYLDRIGLSQYLWKGVESTFSLVGLIASFSVAWSYAKQHQQDGVAIGIIALCAFITVTPFIKQENISGITIGYLGAKGMFTAIIIALTTTHIYKFFIDRDIRIKLPDSVPPAVSRSFVALIPGVVILTFWLVVYALLDVFHLPNAHDLITTILGGPIHFLGGSVFGTAMIVALNSLFWFVGINGGSAVNSIMAPVWLGNLQTNMDAYKAGQPMTEIFTQPFMDNYVYMGGGGATLGLVIAITLIARRKRASKRTKAIAPLTLVPGLFNINEPAMFGLPIVLNVFLLIPFVLTPVVNLFIAYFATVMGLLPYTRATATWTMPPIISGFLTTGSIKASILQFILIVIDILIYIGFYAAIEKSYLKEEKDNA, from the coding sequence ATGAATCATTTCATTGACAATAAAATCATGCCATTTGCTGTTAAGTTTTCAACGAATAAAGTTTTAGTTGCAATTCGTGATGGGTTATCGCTAACGATGATTTTAGCAATTGTAGGTTCTATATTTATGTTGTTGGCGAGTCTGCCTATTCCAGGTTGGCCAGAGTATTTAGATCGAATTGGTCTGAGTCAATATTTGTGGAAAGGTGTGGAAAGTACTTTTAGTTTAGTAGGATTAATTGCGAGTTTTTCGGTTGCTTGGAGTTATGCCAAACAACATCAACAAGATGGCGTTGCAATTGGAATCATTGCATTGTGTGCTTTTATTACAGTAACGCCTTTTATCAAGCAAGAGAATATATCAGGGATAACAATTGGCTATTTAGGGGCTAAAGGAATGTTTACTGCGATTATCATTGCGCTTACAACGACGCATATTTACAAGTTTTTTATTGATCGAGATATTCGTATAAAACTTCCTGACAGTGTTCCTCCTGCTGTTTCGCGTTCGTTTGTTGCACTAATTCCAGGTGTCGTCATTCTTACATTTTGGTTAGTCGTCTATGCGTTACTTGATGTTTTTCATTTGCCGAATGCCCATGATCTTATTACGACGATATTAGGCGGTCCGATTCATTTCTTAGGTGGTTCGGTATTTGGAACGGCAATGATAGTCGCATTAAACAGCTTATTTTGGTTTGTCGGCATTAATGGAGGTAGTGCTGTTAACTCTATTATGGCACCCGTATGGTTAGGTAACTTACAAACGAATATGGATGCTTATAAAGCGGGACAACCGATGACTGAAATTTTCACACAGCCGTTTATGGACAATTATGTTTACATGGGAGGGGGAGGTGCGACATTAGGACTTGTTATTGCAATTACACTTATCGCCCGGAGAAAGAGAGCAAGCAAACGAACGAAGGCGATAGCACCTCTCACACTTGTCCCAGGTTTATTCAATATTAACGAACCTGCGATGTTCGGTCTGCCCATCGTATTGAATGTATTTTTACTTATTCCTTTTGTGTTGACTCCGGTGGTCAATTTATTTATCGCATATTTTGCGACTGTAATGGGGCTTTTACCCTATACTAGAGCAACAGCAACATGGACCATGCCACCGATTATATCGGGTTTTTTAACGACAGGTAGTATCAAAGCCTCTATTTTACAATTCATATTAATCGTGATAGATATATTGATTTATATCGGTTTTTACGCGGCTATAGAAAAATCATATCTTAAAGAAGAAAAAGACAATGCATAA
- a CDS encoding PEP phosphonomutase, giving the protein MVKRLISANTSEVFEMSVNELKQSIKASEGRVVLSENVAHRDPWIFDVTNAEMAAAFGADLILLNAVDVFNVNIAGLYDIENHPIQSLKKLCGRPVGVNLEPVDGTVNMMDDRFELEKGRTANHETLLKLNELGVDFVCFTGNPGTGVSNTAIVESVKQAKQLFNGLIFAGKMHSSGVDEAVVNLELVKTLIEAGEDVILVPSIGCVPGITLEMIHDVVQLCHTHGALVMSAIGTSQEGASKETIRYFAIQNKMAGVDIQHIGDAGYGGLAPVENIFELGIAIRGLRHTASKMSRSILR; this is encoded by the coding sequence ATGGTAAAAAGATTAATCAGTGCAAATACTTCTGAAGTATTTGAGATGTCAGTAAATGAATTGAAGCAAAGTATTAAAGCATCAGAAGGGCGTGTCGTATTATCAGAAAATGTGGCACATAGAGATCCGTGGATTTTCGATGTCACCAATGCCGAAATGGCTGCTGCATTTGGTGCGGACTTGATTTTACTCAATGCAGTGGATGTTTTTAATGTCAATATTGCAGGATTATATGATATCGAGAATCATCCAATTCAATCATTAAAAAAACTATGTGGGCGTCCAGTAGGTGTGAATTTAGAGCCTGTTGACGGGACTGTGAATATGATGGATGACCGATTTGAATTAGAAAAAGGTCGTACTGCAAATCATGAGACTTTACTAAAGTTAAATGAATTGGGTGTAGACTTTGTATGCTTTACAGGAAATCCAGGTACCGGTGTCTCTAATACAGCGATTGTAGAAAGTGTGAAACAAGCAAAGCAACTTTTTAATGGTTTGATTTTTGCGGGTAAGATGCACAGCTCGGGTGTAGACGAAGCAGTGGTTAATTTAGAGTTAGTAAAAACGTTAATCGAGGCTGGTGAAGATGTCATTTTAGTGCCTTCAATAGGTTGTGTGCCAGGAATCACTTTGGAAATGATTCACGATGTTGTTCAACTCTGTCATACACACGGCGCTTTAGTGATGAGTGCGATTGGTACAAGTCAAGAAGGGGCATCAAAAGAAACAATTCGTTATTTTGCCATTCAAAATAAAATGGCCGGTGTTGATATTCAACATATTGGAGATGCGGGCTATGGGGGTTTGGCTCCAGTAGAAAATATTTTTGAATTAGGTATAGCAATTAGAGGCTTACGTCACACGGCTTCTAAAATGTCTCGATCAATTTTAAGGTAA
- a CDS encoding PTS sugar transporter subunit IIB, which yields MKTILLACAAGMSTSMLVQRMEKASQNFEGEFKIYAVSVAEVEREIEQNTIDIVLLGPQVRYEEGKLKAKLEPIGIPLRVIDMSDYGLMDGQAVMEKAIEIIG from the coding sequence TTGAAAACGATACTATTAGCATGTGCAGCAGGTATGAGTACAAGCATGTTAGTCCAACGAATGGAAAAAGCATCACAAAATTTTGAAGGTGAATTTAAAATATATGCGGTTTCAGTTGCGGAAGTTGAAAGAGAGATTGAGCAAAACACAATCGATATTGTCTTATTAGGACCACAAGTAAGGTATGAAGAAGGAAAATTAAAGGCAAAATTAGAGCCTATAGGTATCCCGCTTCGTGTGATTGATATGTCAGACTATGGATTAATGGATGGTCAAGCTGTTATGGAAAAGGCCATCGAAATCATTGGGTGA
- a CDS encoding PTS lactose/cellobiose transporter subunit IIA — protein MEDRNLENVMQLIVKSGNAKSYAMEAIQLAKTGETTSAIELLNAADQNIVEAHQYQTKMLTQEANGEKLDVSLLVVHSQDHLMTSICFIELAKEIVEIYKMRI, from the coding sequence ATGGAAGACCGAAACTTAGAGAATGTGATGCAATTAATTGTTAAAAGTGGTAATGCGAAATCTTACGCAATGGAAGCGATTCAACTTGCTAAAACAGGAGAAACGACAAGCGCAATCGAGCTGTTAAATGCAGCAGATCAAAACATTGTTGAAGCACATCAATATCAAACTAAAATGTTAACACAAGAAGCAAATGGTGAAAAACTTGACGTTTCATTGCTTGTTGTACACAGTCAAGACCATTTGATGACCTCTATATGTTTCATTGAATTGGCAAAAGAGATTGTGGAAATCTATAAAATGAGGATTTAA
- the rbfA gene encoding 30S ribosome-binding factor RbfA → MNMRAERVGEQMKKELMDIINNKLKDPRVGFLTITDVKPTNDLSLAKVYLTVLGNDKAREETFKGLEKAKGFIKSEIGQRMRLRIVPDLQFEYDESIEYGNRIEQLIQNLNHND, encoded by the coding sequence ATGAATATGCGTGCAGAACGTGTAGGCGAACAAATGAAAAAAGAATTGATGGACATTATTAATAATAAGCTTAAAGATCCAAGAGTTGGTTTTTTAACAATTACAGATGTCAAACCGACCAATGATTTATCGTTAGCAAAGGTTTATTTAACAGTACTTGGTAATGATAAAGCGCGTGAAGAGACGTTCAAAGGTCTTGAAAAAGCAAAAGGATTTATTAAGTCGGAAATCGGACAACGCATGCGACTGAGAATTGTACCGGACTTACAATTTGAATATGATGAATCAATTGAATATGGTAACCGTATTGAGCAATTGATTCAAAATTTAAATCATAATGACTAA
- the truB gene encoding tRNA pseudouridine(55) synthase TruB — MYHGILPVYKARGLTSHDVVFKLRKILKTKKIGHTGTLDPEVDGVLPICIGQATKVSDYVMEMGKMYRAEVTLGIATTTEDQTGDILTRQAVAPDALCASQVDDILQSFKGWTTQVPPMYSSVKVNGKKLYEYARRGETVQRPERQIYISHIARCSELIFENETARFSIIVECGKGTYIRTLATDIGRALNMPAHMSLLTRTMSGGFDLEQSLSLEEIEAAHQAQTLQEKLYPMVYGLKGLPMCVVQNDSDKMKIKNGKKFSRDYFKIPFETQVVMLNGETNEVLAIYEVHPSRQEEIKPKKVFN; from the coding sequence ATGTATCATGGTATTTTACCCGTGTATAAGGCACGAGGTTTAACGAGTCACGATGTCGTATTTAAATTGCGAAAAATCTTAAAAACTAAAAAAATAGGGCATACCGGTACACTAGATCCTGAAGTAGACGGTGTTTTACCCATTTGTATTGGACAAGCGACAAAGGTGAGCGATTATGTCATGGAAATGGGTAAAATGTATCGTGCAGAAGTGACGTTAGGTATTGCGACGACGACTGAAGATCAAACGGGCGACATATTGACACGTCAAGCTGTAGCACCAGATGCATTGTGCGCTTCACAAGTAGATGACATCCTACAATCGTTTAAAGGATGGACGACGCAAGTCCCTCCAATGTATTCCTCGGTTAAAGTGAATGGTAAAAAATTATACGAATATGCACGTCGAGGTGAAACCGTTCAACGACCTGAACGCCAAATTTATATTTCACATATTGCGCGATGTTCAGAGCTCATATTTGAAAATGAAACTGCGCGCTTTTCAATCATCGTTGAATGTGGTAAAGGGACATATATTCGCACGCTGGCAACGGATATTGGTCGTGCTTTGAACATGCCGGCACATATGTCATTATTAACACGAACGATGAGCGGTGGTTTTGATCTCGAGCAGTCATTAAGTTTAGAGGAGATTGAAGCGGCACATCAGGCGCAAACGTTACAGGAAAAGTTATATCCGATGGTGTACGGTTTAAAAGGGCTGCCGATGTGCGTTGTTCAGAACGATAGTGATAAAATGAAAATTAAGAATGGAAAAAAGTTTTCAAGAGATTATTTTAAAATACCATTTGAAACACAGGTCGTGATGCTGAATGGGGAGACGAATGAAGTACTTGCCATTTATGAAGTGCATCCGTCGCGTCAAGAAGAAATCAAACCGAAAAAGGTATTTAATTAA
- the ribF gene encoding riboflavin biosynthesis protein RibF, giving the protein MKVIEITHPIQSEQYIQEDVAMALGFFDGVHRGHQALFDKLDQVAKEKGLKKAVMTFDPHPSVVLSPEQKRTTYITPLADKIERLGEREIDYCLVVNFSSRFAEVTPDAFIHDYLVKNHARAIIAGFDFTFGKFGKGNMAMLQEYQAYFDCITVGKQELNGEKISTTAIREALETGNLAYANEQLGSRYRMKGTVVQGEKRGRTIGFPTANIEPSDDYVMPTLGVYAVSLTIGSSEKIYRGVCNIGVKPTFHDDLPQAVIEVNIFDFEENIYGERVTLYWHHYMRPELKFAGIDPLVAQMNQDKERAKYLLAVDFGDEVSYNI; this is encoded by the coding sequence ATGAAAGTGATCGAAATTACACATCCGATTCAATCTGAACAGTATATTCAAGAGGATGTTGCGATGGCGCTAGGTTTTTTTGATGGTGTACACAGAGGACATCAAGCGTTGTTTGACAAACTCGATCAGGTGGCAAAGGAAAAAGGGTTGAAAAAAGCAGTCATGACTTTTGATCCTCATCCATCAGTTGTGTTAAGTCCTGAGCAAAAGCGTACCACTTATATCACGCCACTTGCTGATAAAATCGAACGACTTGGAGAGCGAGAGATTGATTATTGTCTCGTTGTAAACTTCTCTTCTCGTTTTGCTGAAGTCACACCCGATGCGTTCATACATGACTATTTAGTTAAAAACCACGCACGTGCAATTATAGCAGGCTTTGACTTTACGTTTGGTAAATTCGGAAAAGGGAACATGGCCATGTTGCAGGAATACCAAGCATATTTTGATTGCATCACGGTAGGTAAACAAGAATTAAATGGTGAAAAAATTTCGACAACCGCTATACGAGAGGCATTGGAGACGGGGAACTTAGCGTATGCAAATGAGCAACTGGGTTCTCGATATCGAATGAAAGGCACAGTAGTACAAGGCGAAAAACGAGGACGGACGATAGGTTTTCCTACAGCAAATATTGAACCGAGTGATGATTATGTGATGCCTACGTTAGGGGTATATGCAGTAAGCTTAACGATTGGTTCAAGTGAGAAAATTTACCGTGGCGTATGTAATATTGGTGTGAAGCCGACATTTCATGATGATTTACCTCAAGCTGTGATTGAAGTGAATATTTTTGACTTCGAAGAAAATATTTATGGTGAACGTGTTACACTGTATTGGCATCATTATATGCGTCCAGAATTAAAATTTGCTGGTATCGATCCACTTGTTGCGCAAATGAATCAGGATAAAGAACGTGCGAAATATCTTTTAGCTGTTGATTTTGGTGATGAAGTATCATATAATATATAA
- the rpsO gene encoding 30S ribosomal protein S15 has translation MAISQERKNELIKEYRTHETDTGSPEVQIAVLTAEINALNDHLRIHKKDHHSRRGLLKMVGRRRHLLNYLRDKDIQRYRELIKSLGIRR, from the coding sequence ATGGCAATTTCACAAGAACGTAAAAATGAATTGATTAAAGAATACCGTACACACGAAACTGATACGGGATCACCAGAAGTTCAAATCGCAGTGTTAACTGCAGAAATCAATGCATTAAACGATCACTTACGTATTCATAAAAAAGACCACCATTCACGTCGTGGTTTATTAAAAATGGTAGGACGTCGTCGTCACTTATTGAACTACTTACGTGACAAAGATATCCAACGTTATCGTGAACTAATTAAGTCATTAGGTATCCGTCGTTAA
- the pnp gene encoding polyribonucleotide nucleotidyltransferase, with the protein MSQEKKVFKTEWANQPLTIETGQLAKQANGAVLVRYGDTVVLSTATASKEPRDGDFFPLTVNYEEKMYAAGKIPGGFKKREGRPGDEATLTARLIDRPIRPLFPDGYRHDVQIINIVLSADPNCSPEMAAMIGSSMALSVSDIPFQGPIAGVNVGYVDGEYVINPNVEQREKSRLDLEVAGHKDAVNMVEAGASEITESEMLEAILFGHEEIKRLCAFQEEIIAHLQPEKQVFIPEEKNQALIDEVTEMTHNENLNAAIQTFDKQEREANLEDIKSRVLANFENEDDPENEALLKEVGQIINTLIKEEVRRLIADEKIRPDGRKPDEIRPLSSEVGLLPRAHGSGLFTRGQTQALSVLTLGSISEYQIIDGLGEEEHKRFMHHYNFPNFSVGETGPVRAPGRREIGHGALGERALKYIIPDEKTFPYTVRIVSEVLESNGSSSQASICGSTLALMDAGVPIKAPVAGIAMGLVTREESYTILTDIQGMEDALGDMDFKVAGTEKGITAIQMDIKIDGLTKEVIEEALEQARKGRLAILEHMLQTIDQPRTELSAYAPKVETMQIKPEKIRDVIGPGGKQINEIIDATGVKLDIEQDGTVYIGSTEQEMINQARQWIERIVREAEVGQVYDAKVKRIEKFGAFVELFPGKDALVHISQIANERINKVEDVLNIGDTLKVKVTEIDKQGRVNASHKVLIAQS; encoded by the coding sequence ATGTCTCAAGAAAAGAAGGTTTTTAAAACGGAATGGGCGAACCAGCCGTTAACAATAGAAACAGGACAGCTCGCTAAACAAGCGAACGGTGCTGTGCTCGTACGTTATGGAGATACGGTAGTACTATCTACTGCAACAGCATCAAAAGAACCACGCGATGGTGACTTTTTTCCATTAACAGTAAACTATGAAGAAAAAATGTATGCGGCAGGTAAAATTCCTGGAGGATTTAAAAAACGTGAAGGACGTCCAGGTGATGAAGCGACATTGACGGCACGTTTAATTGACCGACCGATACGTCCATTGTTCCCAGATGGCTACCGTCACGATGTCCAAATTATAAATATTGTGTTAAGCGCGGATCCGAATTGTTCTCCTGAGATGGCAGCGATGATCGGCTCATCTATGGCGTTAAGCGTATCGGATATACCATTCCAAGGACCGATTGCCGGAGTCAATGTTGGCTATGTAGATGGTGAATATGTGATCAATCCTAACGTAGAACAACGAGAAAAATCACGCCTAGATTTAGAAGTTGCTGGTCATAAAGATGCGGTCAACATGGTCGAAGCAGGTGCAAGTGAAATTACTGAATCCGAAATGTTAGAAGCGATTTTATTTGGACACGAAGAAATTAAAAGATTATGTGCATTCCAAGAAGAAATTATTGCGCATTTACAACCAGAAAAACAAGTGTTCATTCCAGAAGAAAAAAATCAAGCATTGATCGACGAAGTCACTGAAATGACACACAATGAAAACTTAAACGCTGCAATTCAAACATTTGATAAGCAAGAACGTGAAGCGAACTTGGAAGACATTAAGTCACGTGTACTGGCAAATTTCGAAAACGAAGATGACCCTGAAAATGAAGCATTATTAAAAGAAGTGGGACAAATCATCAACACTTTGATTAAAGAAGAGGTTCGTCGCTTAATTGCTGATGAAAAAATTCGTCCAGATGGTCGTAAACCAGATGAAATTCGTCCGCTCTCATCAGAAGTTGGCTTATTGCCACGTGCACACGGTTCAGGTTTGTTTACACGTGGACAAACACAAGCATTATCTGTGTTAACGTTAGGTTCAATTTCCGAATATCAAATTATAGATGGTTTGGGTGAGGAAGAACATAAACGTTTTATGCATCATTATAATTTCCCGAACTTCTCAGTCGGTGAAACGGGACCAGTCCGCGCGCCAGGGCGTCGTGAAATTGGTCACGGTGCGTTAGGTGAGCGTGCATTGAAGTATATCATTCCGGATGAGAAAACATTCCCTTATACAGTGCGTATCGTCAGTGAAGTGCTTGAGTCAAACGGTTCATCATCGCAAGCTTCTATTTGTGGTTCCACATTAGCATTGATGGATGCGGGTGTGCCAATAAAAGCGCCGGTAGCGGGTATTGCAATGGGGCTTGTCACTCGTGAGGAAAGCTACACGATTCTGACGGACATTCAAGGTATGGAAGATGCCCTTGGAGATATGGACTTTAAAGTAGCGGGAACTGAAAAAGGGATTACTGCAATTCAAATGGATATTAAAATAGACGGATTGACTAAAGAGGTCATTGAAGAAGCATTGGAACAAGCGCGTAAAGGTCGTTTAGCGATTTTAGAACATATGCTTCAAACGATAGATCAACCGAGAACAGAATTAAGTGCTTATGCGCCTAAAGTTGAAACGATGCAAATTAAACCTGAAAAAATCCGTGATGTCATTGGACCAGGTGGTAAACAAATCAATGAAATTATTGACGCAACGGGCGTTAAATTAGACATAGAACAAGATGGTACGGTTTATATCGGCTCAACTGAACAAGAAATGATTAATCAAGCACGTCAGTGGATTGAGCGAATTGTTCGTGAAGCTGAAGTTGGACAAGTTTATGATGCTAAAGTGAAGCGTATAGAAAAATTTGGCGCGTTTGTTGAATTATTCCCTGGTAAAGATGCCTTAGTTCATATTTCACAAATTGCCAATGAAAGAATTAACAAAGTAGAAGATGTGTTGAATATCGGTGACACACTTAAAGTTAAGGTCACTGAAATTGATAAACAAGGGCGTGTCAATGCTTCACATAAAGTTTTAATAGCGCAGTCATAA